TATTCGAAAAAATAATCGAGGTTTTATTTGCTTTTTCTTGTATAAGGATATATAATTTAAACATGAACAAATATTCATATGATTGCCCACTTATATAAAAAGGAGTTGAACCACATGTCACAATCACAACATGCCGTTGACCATAATCATGAAAAATGTAGCCACGCACATAATCACAATCATGGTAATCTACCAGTCGTTCTATTCTTTCTAGGTTTCGCAACATTTCTGATTAGTTTATTTTTACCAGTTGGCACTTTAAAAACCATTCTTTCCGTTTCAACTATTGTTCTTTCTGGGTATCACATTATGATTGAGGGTTTTGAAGATACCATTAAAGAAACCAAACGACTTAAAAAATTTATGCCAAATGTCCATGTTTTAATGTCCCTTGCAGCAATCGGTGCAGTACTTATCGGAGATTATACCGAGGGGGCTCTTCTAATTCTTATCTTTGCTGCCGCTCACTTTTTAGAACATTATGTGGAAAATAAAAGTAAAAAAGAAATTACTTCTTTAATGAAAATGAATCCAACTGATGCTAAATTAATACTTTCAGACGGTTCTACTAAGACAGTAGATATTGCTCAACTAAAAATTGGCGATCATTTGAAAGTATTAAATGGGGAACAAATTCCAACTGACGGAATCATTCTAACTGGATACACATCAATTGATGAATCATCAATCAACGGTGAAAGTATTCCTGCTGAAAAAACAGTTGGTGATAATGTTTTTGGTAGTACAATCAATGGTGATGGAACTATTACAATGGTTGTAACAAAAGATAGTACAGACACTGTATTTGCTAAAATTTTACAGTTAGTCAATGAATCTCAATCAAACCTATCTAAAACTGCCACAAAGATTAAACGTTTAGAACCCAAATATGTCACGAGTGTTATGGTTCTTGTATTCTTATACATTGTATTAATGCCACTTGTTTTCAATATGGCTTGGTATGATAGTTTTTACAAAGGCATGGTATTCTTAACAGTTGCTTCGCCTTGTGCCCTTGCTGCGAGTGATATTCCAGCGACACTATCTGCCATTTCAAACTTAGCTAAACGCGGAGTTCTATTCAAAGGCGGCTCTTACCTTTCAAACCTTTCAGAAATTAAAGCTATCGCATTTGATAAAACTGGTACATTAACCGAAGGAAAACCAAAAGTCACTGATGTTCACTTTATTGATCACATCACAAACGAAGAAACATTCTATACTGATTTAATTATAGCCATGGAAAAACAAGCCAATCATCCATTAGCTAATGCGATTGTCGAATCAATTGAAATAGTTAATGACATTCCATTAACTATTGAAAATCAAATTGGGAAAGGACTCGTATCAACTTATAAAGGACATACATACAAAATCGGGAAAGCTTCTCAATTTACTAACGTATCTTCTGACATTGAATCATTTGAAAGAAAATATGCTGAAGAAGGAAAAACAGTCGTACTATTTTCTGAAGATGATGTGGTCATTGGCTTAATCGCCATGATGGACTTACCAAATCCAAAAGCACAACAACTTGTTGCATATTTCAAAGAACATAATATTCACACTACAATGATCACCGGTGATGCTGAACGTACTGGTCGTGCTGTAGCAAATACACTTAAAATTGACGAAGTTGCAGGAAATGTTCTACCTGAAAACAAATCACAAATTGTTAGCTCACTTCAAGACAAATATGGTTTAACAGCCATGGTTGGTGATGGGATCAATGATGCACCAGCTCTTGTAAAAGCTGATATTGGTGTGGCTATGGGTGATGGAACGGACGTTGCCATTGATGTAGCAGATGTTGTTTTAATGCAAAACGACTTAGACAAACTAGGTTACGCTTATCGTCTATCTAAAAAATTAGATAAAGTGGTTAAACAAAACATTATTTTCTCTATGGGTGTTGTCGCATTACTTGTTGTATTAAATATTTTTGGTCAAATGAACTTACCTATTGGTATTTTAGCCCATGAAGGATCTACATTAGTTGTCTTATTTAATGGATTAAGACTTTTAACACCACTTAAAAATTAAAATATATCATTATATTCAGGAGAGAGACTAAATTCTATCTCCTGTTTTTTTGTATCGCCGATTGTAAAATTAAGCTAGACAACCAAAGAAAACAAGGAAAGTGATCACAATAGTTTAAATAATTGGTTTAAAAAAATTTCCATGCCATCTATTTAAATCAATCAGCAAGCTAAATAATATTGATATTTATTTTGCCAATTCAGGAACACCCTAAAAAAGACTTAAACGAACTCTTTAATGGGTTATTACGCAAAGATAGATTACCTAATCAAATTGATTTCAATGGAGTTAAGGAATCTTTTATCCAATCTATCGCATCTAAAAGAAATAATATCCCTAGAAAATCATTAGACTATAAAACACCATTGGAAGTATTTTTGAGTTATATAGATAATGATATTTTGTCTAGCTTAATTTGACAAATAAAAAAAATAAAAAATAGCACTTAAAAAGTACTATTTTCTTATTATTCGTTATCTTTTTTTTCTTCTTCAGTGACTGGTTCTTCAACCACTTCAACTTCAGTTACTTCAACTTCTGACGTATTATCCTCTATAGGTTCATTAGATGTAGGTGCTGCAGGTGCTTTAACTGTTTTAATTGCTCCTCGTTCAAATTCTAAATAGATTCCTTCACAATCAAGAGTCACTGTGCCTTTTTCTTTATCTACTTCATGAACGATTCCGTATAGTCCACCAATAGTCACAACTTCACTACCAGGTTGCATACTATCTAATAATTGTTGAC
This genomic stretch from Vagococcus sp. CY52-2 harbors:
- the yajC gene encoding preprotein translocase subunit YajC; its protein translation is MQTLIPLILVMGGMMFFMSRSQKKQQAQRQQLLDSMQPGSEVVTIGGLYGIVHEVDKEKGTVTLDCEGIYLEFERGAIKTVKAPAAPTSNEPIEDNTSEVEVTEVEVVEEPVTEEEKKDNE
- a CDS encoding heavy metal translocating P-type ATPase, with the protein product MSQSQHAVDHNHEKCSHAHNHNHGNLPVVLFFLGFATFLISLFLPVGTLKTILSVSTIVLSGYHIMIEGFEDTIKETKRLKKFMPNVHVLMSLAAIGAVLIGDYTEGALLILIFAAAHFLEHYVENKSKKEITSLMKMNPTDAKLILSDGSTKTVDIAQLKIGDHLKVLNGEQIPTDGIILTGYTSIDESSINGESIPAEKTVGDNVFGSTINGDGTITMVVTKDSTDTVFAKILQLVNESQSNLSKTATKIKRLEPKYVTSVMVLVFLYIVLMPLVFNMAWYDSFYKGMVFLTVASPCALAASDIPATLSAISNLAKRGVLFKGGSYLSNLSEIKAIAFDKTGTLTEGKPKVTDVHFIDHITNEETFYTDLIIAMEKQANHPLANAIVESIEIVNDIPLTIENQIGKGLVSTYKGHTYKIGKASQFTNVSSDIESFERKYAEEGKTVVLFSEDDVVIGLIAMMDLPNPKAQQLVAYFKEHNIHTTMITGDAERTGRAVANTLKIDEVAGNVLPENKSQIVSSLQDKYGLTAMVGDGINDAPALVKADIGVAMGDGTDVAIDVADVVLMQNDLDKLGYAYRLSKKLDKVVKQNIIFSMGVVALLVVLNIFGQMNLPIGILAHEGSTLVVLFNGLRLLTPLKN